A stretch of DNA from Mauremys mutica isolate MM-2020 ecotype Southern chromosome 25, ASM2049712v1, whole genome shotgun sequence:
gccagagcgAAGGGGTGAGCAGCTGGCCGACTCAAAAGGCAGCGAGCGAACACCAGAGACGCTCGCCCGCAGCCGCCCCGACGGCCGGGGACCCGGACGTACCTCGGAAGTCAGGCCGGACTCGACCGCAGCCTGGGGCCCAGCCCCCCGCGTCCTGGTCCCTGGGGCAGGCAGAGCGCTGGCTGGCAGCTGccggggctggcgggaggggattGCCTTCCCAGGAGCGAGCGGAATCTAATCTGGGCTCGGGATTACTGACACTGCCTGGCTCAGTGCCACCCTGCCCCTAGCGCGTCGTGATACCCTGCAGGAGCCAGCCAGGTGTGTGGAGGGGGCACCGCTGGCCTatgcccagagggagggggcaggctggAAAGACGGGGGTTTCATCCTGCCACTGTACTCTGGCCTCTTCAGTTGGGGGCTGGCTCAGCCCCTCCCCAAAGTCCCCTCTACCCCCAAGAGGGGCCCTGTCTCCATGCCTATAGGAGCCCCCAGGGTCTGCCCTTCTTACCCGAGAGGGAGCAtgagctagtggttagagcagcacaGCGCAGGGGGCCTGGATTCCGTTCCTGGCTCTGGGACGGACCCGTGGAGCAGTGGACGGGaagtcagggggcctggggccctgCCACCCACTTGCTGTGCAAGCTGGGACAAGTCAGCGACATTATCAAAACGCCGCCCCAGGTTTTAGGAGCTTCCATTGTCGGATGCAAAACGCCAGGCACCCAGGCTCCTGCCGGCTTCACCTGGCAGCGCCCAGCACATTCAGGGGCCACCTCGGggcatcccccaccccagacagCAGCCACTTTTAGACAACGGTGGCCTCTGCGTCTCTGGGGAGCGGCGGCGCAGCCCAGCTGGCGAATGAGGAGAACGCCACTGAGCTACCCGACCTGTGGGGCACCACAGCGGTGGAGCGCCTGGGGGTCAGCCCAAAGGCAGGTGCAGGATTGGAGACAGCCTCACTGGGACCCAGCACCCCCGCTCAGAACAAGTGACAGGGCCTGCCGGGTGCCCAGGGTTTATTTTTAcatccccacctccctccatctcccccctTTGTCCTGGCAGTTGGATCCTTCTTTGCCCCTTGTCCTAAACGCCTGCAGTACGTTGCTGCAGGCTGTGAAAcatctgctccaccccagagctggccgcCTTTCAGTGGCAAGCAGAGCGCTCCAGGTCCGCACAAAAACGTTATGGGCGAGACACGCAAGGACAATCAGGCTGCTCCTTCGCATGGTCCTGGGAGACTTTCCCTAGCTTAGCATAGgcctttctcccccccaccccaacccacttCTCTGTCTCCCGCTGCAGTGAGATTTCAGGTCTCCAGCCAGGATCCCCAGCAAAGCCCCAGGGTTTCGAATTCACGAGCCTGGTAGTATGGAGTCTCCCGTTTCACTCCCTCTGCACCCGAGCCAGCCATGCAAAATTCATCACCCTCACGTCTCATCCATAATTCAACAGCCGTCCCCACCCGCAGCAACTAATCAAGGCTAGTGTCCAATAAACACGTACAAATCCAGCGCTCCCGGCCTGGCCGGATACCTGACACGGTGGGACATGCTCCATCTGCTGCACACAGACCTTGGGGAGGGATGGCCACAGGTATCCCAGCTCCCTCCACACAGCCGCCACCCCCCGTCCCTTCGGACAGCTCGTACAGCTGTAGCTAATCTACCCCCGACGCCTCCTGGAGAGAAGCTAGCACTGCTCTcccccctgcggcgcctcctgctgggagaggctgggacaggagaggctgggagctccccccacagccagtgctcctgccccactccctacagcgcctcctgctgggagctccccccacagccagtgctcctgccccgctccctacagcgcctcctgctgggagctccccccacagccaatcctcctgccccattccatacagcgccccctactgggaGAGGCGgggactggagtagctgggagctccacCCACAGCCAATGCTCCTGCCCCATTCcatacagcgccccctgctgggagaggctgggactgcagtggctgggagctccccccacagcccacgCTCCTGCCCACTTTAAGGCCTGTGGCAGGGACACACTCAGCCGACTCCGCCACCAGGAGCAGCCCGTCTAGCAGCAAATGACGCCCcaaccccttcccgcaccccacaGCTTTTGCCAAGCAGCGATGCCAACACAACCCCAGCAGGTGGCGCTCTCAGACCGCGCACCGCGCCGTAGGCTTTGTGCTAAGGAGCACTAGGGCAGGTCTGCCACCCAAAAGTGAAGTGGCCCCCGCTACATCGCTGAGGGGTGTGTGCAAAATCCACCCCTGTGAGCCAGGTCGTTACACCCACCGAACCCCAGGATGGTGAGGGTCTGCCCTAAAACGCTGCAGCTGGCCCGCCAGAGCGCTAAGAGCGGAGGTCCAGCAAGAGCAGGACAAGCCGGGGGGACTCGCTGGGCACGACCCTACTGCTCCCAGGCCCTTCACAAACGAGGCCCCGTGTGGCTTTTGCGAAGCGCTGGCCCGCCTGGCTGGGACCCCGAGATCTTCTGCACTCTCCCCACCAGTCGCTCCTGTTGGGTGAGGCTGCGGCCGCCAGGCTGCTGGGGAAGAGCACCCGAGCCAAAGTGACACCCatggagaggccaatgctccagagCTGGCCTAGTACGTGCAAGAGGAGACGTACTGGAGCCCCAGGTATGggatcagagcaggggctggcccACATGGGACACAGAGCCAGGACGCTGCCTGGACCACCAAGCAAAGGGAGTGTCTAGGCCTAAATAGATAGGAaggggcgacaggggatggatcacttgctgcttacctgttctgttcactccctctggggcacctggcactggccactgctgggagacaggatactgggtcagatggaccttggtctgacccagtctggccgttcttgtATAGGCCCTTGCAGATGGCACCATTTGCTAAGGCAAATCCTTGGTGCAGCACGATTAGAATCTTCCTGCCAAGCAGCCAACAATTCACGGAGGCAGCAGGAACCGTAACCCTGGTCACACTGCATGCCGGGGAGGGGGCATTGCTCTGTGCTCCTTGAGATGTGCCAGCCGCCCCCGTAagcatgcacccccccccccgccgcccccaggGACATCTGCCTCCATGCGAGTTGGCACTGAAGGAGGCTGACAAGCTTAGGACAGGGCTCTGAAGTCACTGCTGCTTGCAGAGCGCTTGGAGATCCTGGAGCGGAAGAGACGCTTCTCTTGCACTTTAACAGTCTCTTTCCGAAGCTTGGCCACAGTGCACGTGCTGTAGGAAATCGCAAGACCGTGGGGCTCCAGCCAGTCCGAGGAAGGGGCAAGAGCCCCCAGGTCAGGAAATTCTGGGCTAGCCTATCCCCCAGAAGTTTCTGCCAACCACCCCTCATCAATCAGCGATTGGCTGAGGCCTGGAAGCATCAGTTTACAGCCCACATTAATGCAGCTGTGGGTGCCCTGAGCCATCtaaatccttttctgaatcctaCCAAGCTCTTGGCttcaatatagaatcatagaagggattggaagggacctcaggaggtcatctagtccaactccctgctcaaagcaggaccaatccccagacagatttttgcccccgatccctaaatggccccctcacagattgaattcacaaccctgggtttagcaggccaatgctcaaaccactgagctattcaatatcttgtggcagtgagttccaccggTTGATGCTCTGGCCTGAATGGATCCCGCCGTTACACATCACCCCTACAGACCATTTATCTCTGACACCCTTCTTGCAGTTTCAGAAGTTTTCCGTCTGGCTTGGGAAGCATCATTCCCCTGTATTCCAGCAGAGGCCAGCCGTGCACAGCTATGGAGAGCAACATTTCTCTAAGCAGCTCGGATGAGCGAAATCCCCCCTTGAGGAATGGTTTTGATTTCAGTGCCAACCCTGCAGCCATGAGCCTCGCAGAGCACAAGGGAAATCTCCCCCCTCATCCCACAGCTTCAAGCCACCAGGGCAGAGCCTTTTAAGCAACTCTGATCTTTGCCAAGAGACAAGCTTGTCAGGTGCTTTGGCCTATGGGGAGTTTGTCCCACTCCCCACATCCAAGTCGTTACCGCTCACAGCAGCCAGAACAGGCACGTGACCCTGCTGGACAGAAAACCGAGACAGCAAAGCTGCGTTTAAGCCCACGGGAGAGCGTGCTGCCCTGCTCGCCACGGCACAGTAACGTAAGCGCTGCCACGTAGGCCCAGCGGCGACTTCCGTAAGCAGCCAGTGCTGGAGGTGGAACCCCCGAGAACACGTGGGAGGGGGTCCCACATCTCCTGCACCTGATGAGCTGCTCGAAAGCGTCTCTCACCcgcggaagttggtccaatacaaggcATTACCCTCCCCCACCGTGCGCCCCTAGCACACGTTCATGTGGCAGCCAACGCCCGAGACCCTCAGAGAGGGCCCAGAGAAGGGAGACAGCCTTGTtatggggcagggccaggaagCCGGGACTGTGCCCTTGCCctgtgcagcagagagagagagagtgcgagAGATCGACAGTGTGTAACCTGGAGATGGAGAACATTAACCAGCAGCGAAAGGGCTGGAGCACTGGGTGTGAGCTCAGCAGTCCCTGTATTCCTCTCCCCCGAGCACATGAAGACATTGTACTTCCGAGAGTAACAGCCCCCTTCCATGCAGGCGATGTGAAGGAACAAGCCCAGGCCCCTTTGTTCAGAGAGAGCCGGATCAATGGAAAAACCACCCACCACGGCCTAGTCCAGGCAGCGGCTGGGCCAAGAGGGGGCGGATCCCTAGACCCACAGGGGATGGAGCTGAGCGAGGTTCTGGGCCGAACAGCACCACGGCTTTCCAAGCATCACCCTCACCGGCAGCCTCGGCTCTCGAGCGACCGGCAGAGAAGTGGGGAGTATCCACATGGCTGCAGGGGAGCCCGAGGGCTCAAAGCACAGTTAGCCAGCCAGGGGGGACACGTTGCCAGGTCTCCGCAGGACaattcccctctcctctccctgctggaGAAGGGGTCAAGCGCCATCAATTGGTTCCGCAACAGGATCCTGGAGTCCTTCACCTCTAGGTTGAACCTGATGGgttctggcaaaactcccaccgaGCCATGGCTGGCCAGGGGCCTGGAGTGAGCTCAGGGGAGGTCTCGGTTCAGAACCCACGGGGCCTGCTTCCCAGTAGCAGCAGCCCTGCGCTGACGGGCTTTGGTTAAGCTGGATGGGCCCGGCCGAGGTTCGCATTGGGCCCCACATGCTGTACGTGGTTTGCGGCCTGATGCCGTTCTCCTCCAGGGCTGGTTTTTTCATCAGCACTACAATTAGTTGGTTAAGAACGCTGTGGCCCCTATGGGTCGAGGAGGTGTGACCCTCCTACCCGCTGGGCACAGAGCAGACAGAGCCCATCTCTGTCACCCGCCCGAGACTGCACAAATGTGCCCATTCAACGCAGTGCCAAGCCGttaccccccatccctccccacagcGGAGGGGGCACCATGCACCGCAGCTCCAAAGGCATGGCTGGAAGCAGTCTCTGCTCTGTGCTTCACCCAAGAGCCCCGCGCCACTACCAACGCCGCCCCCCCGCATTTGAGGACATTGTTCCAGTCCTGCACCCCATTCTCGGGAAGCctggcccccctccccacaggctgCCACGGGGGGCTTGCCTTTCCGAAAGAACAGCAAGGCAGGCAATcgaaggccagggcagccaacCCCCAGAGGAGGGTCCTGTCTGCTCGAGCCCCTGCTCCGGCTCACTGCCGGGCACCAGGCTGCAGCCAAACAAACCCATCACTGCAGACACTTTTGATGGTTAAAAAAATTTTGGGTTTTATTGTTTTGCTAAACAATActaaaaaaatttccattttttttttttaaaggcagggcttgaattatttaattttgatccatttatttaaaaaaaaagggaagggggaagaTCATGGCAAAAaaaatatatgagagagagactcCTGTAGCTTAGCCGCACCCCTGCCTACCTTGGGAGGAAGCCAGTTTCAGAGGCTCCATAAGCTGGCTTGCCGCAGAGCCGATGGCTGCAGTCACCCATGCAGCGTGAGATGCCAAATGGATCACCGCGTGACTGCCAGCTGGGTACGGTACAGGACAAGGGAAGGCAGCCCAGTGACTAAAGACTTTTAGGGTTGGGTTCGACAGTGACAGAAGCTCGCGTGCTCTCTTAGCAAATGGAGCACAGACCCCAGAGCTCTCTGCCCGGGCACTCGGACGTATACAAACCGTGTCCCAGCTTGTAAGGATCCCAGACGCACGTACGTCTGGAGCGGAAAGGGGATCCAGCGCAAACGGGCTGCTATCCAAGATCATTTGGATAATTTTAaaccttgaaaaaaaaaagacagaagccTACGCACGATCTAACACGCACGGTACTCAGTGGCGTGAGCCAATGCAAGAGAAAGCCACCGTGTCGCCGGATCTCCCAGCCCACTGTGGATGAGAGACGGCTTTGCGGTACCGTACcgggggaggcagagaggggtAAATTAGTAGCACCACCCTGTGTTATTCCTAGCGCCTGCGTCTTCCCAGAGCGGCACAGGACAGTAAGAAAGCGGTCAGAAGAGGTTTACGATTTCGGGAGCACCACCACCTCCTGggctctcctgccccccaaatccccagtcTTAACGGGCGTGAACTCTCCGGAGCATCACACGCAAAGTCACCAAGCCTGCCAGGGCCAATTAGGGGCGGGGAGGGTTTCTTTTTTTGCCATGATCCCGGTGAAGAGAACTGCTAGAAgcagaaaatatttaaagaacattttaatatatatattcatatatatatttaaagataAGAAAAATAAGACTAATTCAAGCCTTGCCCtgtgcaaaacaaaattaaaacggGACCATGCCGGTGGCAGAAAGGCCCCGATTCAGTTAACACAGTCAGAttgttacttttatttttatcagGGTGTTGGGGGAAGAGCAGATTCTCCTACGTCAAAGAAGGGAGGGGAGAATGGTGGACCCCTCCcctttacaaaaataaaagggGGGGGTGTTGTGTGGGGTGGCGGAAGAAGAGAGGAagtcaaaaataaaactaacaaaGTCTGACTGTCCTAGGAGAAAACATGGCGGACAAAAAGAAAGGTTGTTAGTCAAGTAATGGATGATCTTTTAAAttattctctttttttgttttaaagtctaAAGTTTGGAAGTGGTGAGCTCCCTGTTAAAGAGCCCCCGGGAAATAAAATATAACCCtggccctcccccgccccgttcTCCTTTGAAGAAATCATGTCGGCTTCTGCTGGATCTTGGAAGAGTGCCCTTGGTGATCGgaagggggcaggactcaggatGACAGGGCGGCTTCCTTCTGTGTTTGCTGTGCTTGTGAACCTTGCATTACCTTTTGGCTTTCCACATCTCTAAAATGTTTCTCAACCTGGCCAAGGGGgaagagaaaaagggaaaaagaTGGATCAACATGGCTGGGTTTTCATTGTACAGTTTCACACGGCGTGCAAACAGGGGTGACCGGGTCTAGTGGGTGCCACCAGGCGGGGAGGGTGCAGGGTACATGCGTGAAAGTGGTCcgtggtgaccagaaacaatcgtTGGGACCAGCATTGTGGGATCTGCAACAGCTGGGATGGGGATTAGGGGCACATGCTCCACCTCCTTCAGCCTGGTAGATGGAGACCGCCAATGTTTCAGCTAGAACTCAATAGCTGCATTTGTCCCAGAGAATGGTCTATGTGGCCTGGGGATGGGTGCCAGGGAGAGCACAACTCCCCAGTGGATAAAGATTTAATATCAAACCCGTAACTCCTTCCCCAGCCTGACTGCTCCGGCAGTAAAACCGGGACGGGGACCGGACAGCAGAGTCCAGCCATGTAAGCAGCTTGGCTCCATCATGAGGGGTTCCACAGGAAGTGGGTACAGGCGACACCAGGCCCCTTCAGCGGCCCATTAGGAGACACCTTTTAAACTATTTCCTGCTTGACTCAAAACCCCACAGCAGGCACTGATGGGAACAGTAGTCACAGAACGCCCCATTCCTCGTTGGGAGCGGACAGCGCGGAGGGGGGAAGGGTCCTTCCACATGACCATAACGGGGTCCCAGGGGTACCTACGTCGGGGGAGTCACCCTCCCGCTACTCACTATTTTGCGTACGTGACTCAGGGCACTTCCCTCCTTGCCTTTACAGTTTTCCACTTGGTACGGAGGAGCGATAACGACGTCTTCCATCACCACTATGTTCTTCTCTTGCCATTTACAGTCTTTAATGCTGGGAGAGGCAGAAACAGGGCAGGATTTTACTGATACACCTCCACCCCGATAGAACGCGGTCCCCGGGAGACAAAAACAATCTCACCACGTTATAGCTGAGACTGCGTTGGCCTCCAGAGACCTCTGTCCCTAATCACcctcaggaccccaccccctacccaacccaaccccccctgctccctgtcccctcactgctccaacccctatccacaccccccgccccctgacaggcacacAGCATGGCTCCaggctgctccactccaccacctcccagccgtggcgctccgcttcccgccgccggtgagcgtggggaggttggggaaaggacgccccccgtactcacctgcggtgggaagcggagtgccgtggctggggccaggctgctccacttccgccgctgctggtgagtgcggggggaatcccttcccccaagctccctcccccgagacacacggctggggccggggaagcagagcaggctgctccTGGGCACCCCGGaactgcagggcccccaaaattaacccccccacacacacaggtcCTGCCTCCTAGATCCGGAGTGAGGGtaagcccctgactgcccccgagaactgactgccccttatccaacccatCTGCCCCGGCCCCCTTAACATGCTGATGAgggcagcgtgtcagagctttaccgcgttgtatgcGAACCCACGTTCTATCAGGGTAGAAGCGTACTGCTGTTCACTCACCCCCATCCACtactgcccagcagctccagagCCTTAaatctccccgccccccaacctcTCCTCTCACATGGGTTTCACAAGGGCCCTATCAGTTCCCAACACCGGCTGTAGCAGCTCAAACCAGATCACTGCAGACAGGAGTCAGCCACTGCCCCGCCCCAATGACCCACCCTTGGGGACGCGGTTGGCCAGCAGCCAGTACATCACTGGAGGCACAGCCGGCACCTCCAGGGAAGGATTACGGGAAACGGCGTCCTGATGAGAGATCCGTCTAGCGGCAAGAGGCGCACATCACTCAGAGCCGTTGTTGCGGGCTCGGAGTTACAACGTCGCCTCTCAGTTACAAGTCGGTCTGCCGGGTTGAGGGGCGAGCCCTCCAGGCAGGGAGCACGTTCAGCGCACGCTGAGGAACTGCAGATCTGATTGCGTTCCCAAGCGCGGGAGCTGTCCCGTGTACCTGTAACGCTAGACCGGGCTTCGGGCTGGCACATCGGCGAATCAAACCCCTTGCACAGTAGCCCAATCGCTCACAAGGCCACAGGCTGCCACAGGCCAGGGCGAGGGTTGAAATGGCACAGCTCCAAGCTGTTAACAGCTCCAGCTGTAATTTGAGGCGGCTAGGCAGGGTTGAGACTCTCAGTCCCATGGGGCCATTTCCACCTACACTACATGGTGAGCGGATGTGCAGCCTAGAGGAGCAGGTGGCAGCTTGGCCAGTCCATCGGCAGCAGACCAGAGTCCATGGAAGGCCCGACCGTACACACGGCAATGGGAGAGGGCAGACCTGCGGACGCGGGGCCAGCCCAGAGGAGCCTGGAAGTCCTGTTACACGTATTGGCCGTTGCGAGCGACTAGACGGAGACCACCAGCGAGAGGGAGGCTCTCGGAATCCGTCCCAGGAAGAGTTACCCCGCCCGCTGGAGAACACAGGCACACGCACGTACCCGAGGGTGAAGGAAACAGCAAAGacctcccagccaccccccagcaGCCAACTTACGTCTTATGTATAGTCTGGAAAAGCTGCTGTCCCTCCAGAGAGACACCAGCACTAATTGCATACGCCTGGCTCATCTTCTCTTCCTTCTCCGTCCGTGCTTTGTTGGCAAGCTGGAGGGAGGGAAACAAAGACCCAGAAAGTTATTGATTTTTGACCACAAAACAGCAGAGTCCCGGGTGGGAGAGCGGGAGAGGCAAAGAGAAATTAAGACTGGCCAGCCTGCATTTGACAGAGGTAAATCCTGCCGGTGAAACTATCTGCATAAAGGCAGCCagttacagaaataaaacctGGTCCATGCCTCACCGAAGTAAACACGGGAAATGAAATGGAGCAACAGACTTCAGCAGAAAGACGTCAGGACCATGCTGGTGCAAGCAACAATGCTCTAGCCCAGCGTTCAGAGATGCCCTGGGCTCCTGAGTGGTCCGAGTATCAAGCTCACTGAGACTGTaagatctctggggcagggaccgtctcctCTCATGTAGCTGGCGCATCCGAAGGACCATGCACTCCTCCCTTGATTCAGTCCCACTACGAACAGTTCTGACTATTCAAAGGAGACGTATTCCTAGTCTCATCACTCACATTCTATTTCACAGCTCTGCGCTATTCGCTCCGCCACTGGCGCCGTAAATCCAATcagcggcaggcagggagctatAAACAAGCTTTATGCTGCCTGACCTTAGCTTAGTTGAGGACCTGTCAGGTTTGTGAGACGGTGTCACATGGGCATCTCTGAAAAACCAAGACCCCTGGGCACCTTCGATTGTCACCTCTACGGGGCAAGACCCATCCTTTGTTGCATGTCCGCGTGGCACATTGGGGGCCTGATCCAGGACTGTCCCTTCCAGGCGTGACTAACACAGATCATACACACTCGCCCGCTCACTGAGCCAAGCTGGGCTTTTTGGGGCCAGGTGAGTAAGATACAAGTTATTTTCACTGGGAGTTGTCCTGGTAACAGCAAGATGAGTTTTATCATCATAGTGCCCAGAGGCTGCAGCCAGGATCGGGGCCCCCGCACTGGGCCGGGCACTATGCAGAGCTAATGTAAGAGTCCCTGCCTTACGGTGCTCACAGTCTAGAAGCTTctgtgattgggggggggggggaacaaacatCTTCATGGTCATTTTGCAAGCCCGAGTTCCAGGTTCCCAGTCACTGCCTGCCATCAGCACCTCACAGAGAACCTCCAAGGGCAAGTCTCCAGCCCATTCGATGCTTGGCCTCTCAGAGGAGATGGCCAACAAGCCCCACCCAAACCCAtgacacagattcctactaactcGGTATGGGTCAGACCGCCAGCTCACAGGCCAGCCAGGTAGTAGCAGCTTGTTTGATCAGGGCTGGATTTGGACTGGCGAGACAAGCAAGAAGCCGTTTCCATCACACAGAGAAAGCCAACTGGGGAAAAGGGTATGATGCCCGTTTGCATCGGGTACGACACTGGAAGTTAGGTACTTTAAATGCTCATGCTATGCATGTTTCACACACGTTAAACACTTCATGGTTTAGCTCACAAGTTAAGTTAGTCTGATGGCAGCGAAAAGTAGAGGATGCACACAGGCCTTTGCCCGCTTCATCCAAAGATCGTAAAGACCTTCATGTACCTAAGTTAAAAAAACAGCCAGTCTAGTCTTTTTAAGGTGGTTTTAGTAACCACATCTGCCCTGGAGTCCCCGGACAACTTTGGAGCTTTACGGTCACAGTCTCCTATTTTGTGCCCCTCATTTCTGTGCAAAGCGcacacacccaggagaaatagaTTATGTGCTGTCAAATACACAGCAGCAGAACTGCCCGTCTCCTACTCTCAGAATCTTGGTCATTTCAGGTATCAACAGCAGGTGGGTTATTAGGGTTATGAGGGGTTGTCTACACAGGGAACTAGACCAGCAGAGTTATGTTGGAATAACTCctccgatggttagaaacctgagtttaatttcaagtctaaacttcctagtgtccagtttatatccatttgttcttggaaTAACTATTCCTACatagcgacagagtcctgtggcatcttatagactaaaagacgtatTGGCGCATACGCTCTCATGGGTGAATACACTtgacatccgatgaagtgggtattcacccacgaaagcttatgctccaatacgtctgttagtctataaggtgccacaggactctgtcgctttttacagatctaacacggctacccctttgatactatTCCAACATAGCTACTTCAGGACACACAACCCCCCACTATTCTAGAGTAAGAGCAATTTAATTCTGGAATAGTTACTCACAAAGCAGAGTAATTATTGCAGAATACAGTGCCCATGTAGGGGGGGGTTACTCCAGAGGAGcttatagactcagactttaaggtctgaagggaccattatgatcatctagcctgatctcctgcacaacacaggccacagaatctcccccacccactcctgtaacaaacccctaacctatgtctgagttattgaagtcctcaaattgtggtttaaagacctcaaactgcagagaatcctccagcaagtgacccgtgccccatgctgcagaggaaggtgaaaaacctccagggcctctgccaatctgccctggaagaaaattccttcccgaccccaaatatggcgatcagttaaatcctgagcatatgggcaagactcacccgccagcacccaggaaagaattctctgtagtaactcagaccattgggcatatttacccactaataat
This window harbors:
- the LSM12 gene encoding protein LSM12 homolog, with the translated sequence MAAPGEYFSVGSQVSCRTCQEQRLQGEVVAFDYPSKMLALKCPSSSGKPNHADILLVNLQYVSEVEIINDRTETPPPLASLNVSKLANKARTEKEEKMSQAYAISAGVSLEGQQLFQTIHKTIKDCKWQEKNIVVMEDVVIAPPYQVENCKGKEGSALSHVRKIVEKHFRDVESQKVMQGSQAQQTQKEAALSS